The Coleofasciculaceae cyanobacterium genome includes a region encoding these proteins:
- a CDS encoding DUF928 domain-containing protein produces the protein MKKKFLERASCSLISFHGIFSFILYESQEKAIALRALALPIATEQSNEIASTNSTGNIKDANRQQAKKPKFPDRGIPTGRRRGGTSRSDCPVLDRSLTAIVPGRDTKEVDNLPYSSSPKFPPQTKFSDSKSFLTRTLEEYPTFWIYVPQLAESSLQGEFILQDEQDIDIYRAFLNLPSKSGILNIKLPPQPSHSLKVGQKYHWYVKIFCGDKKEESGYTFVDAWIERVVITPELEEQLSTKNADRYQILIDNNIWYDAIDNLAQVQHNSTKKDRWNQLLSDLGLSDLIDRRILNIRANFQAK, from the coding sequence ATGAAGAAGAAATTTTTGGAAAGAGCCAGTTGTAGTTTAATTTCATTTCACGGAATTTTTAGTTTTATACTTTACGAATCTCAGGAAAAAGCGATTGCGCTCCGCGCACTGGCTTTGCCGATCGCTACTGAACAGAGCAATGAAATAGCATCAACCAACTCAACTGGCAACATCAAAGATGCAAATCGACAACAGGCTAAGAAGCCAAAATTCCCCGATCGCGGCATTCCTACAGGTCGTCGTAGAGGTGGAACGAGTCGTAGTGATTGTCCTGTATTAGATAGATCTTTAACTGCCATAGTTCCTGGAAGAGATACTAAAGAAGTTGATAATTTACCCTACAGCAGTTCGCCCAAATTTCCGCCTCAAACTAAATTTAGCGACTCAAAATCATTCTTGACCCGAACTCTTGAAGAATATCCCACATTCTGGATATATGTTCCCCAACTGGCTGAGTCTTCTCTTCAGGGAGAGTTTATTTTACAAGATGAACAGGATATAGATATATACCGAGCTTTTTTAAATTTACCGAGTAAATCGGGAATACTAAATATTAAATTACCACCACAACCGTCTCACTCTCTGAAGGTCGGTCAGAAATACCATTGGTACGTAAAAATTTTTTGTGGCGATAAGAAAGAAGAATCGGGATATACATTCGTTGATGCCTGGATTGAAAGAGTTGTAATTACCCCCGAACTCGAAGAACAATTAAGCACTAAAAATGCCGATCGATACCAGATATTGATCGATAATAATATTTGGTACGATGCGATCGATAATTTAGCGCAAGTTCAGCACAATAGTACGAAAAAAGATCGTTGGAATCAGTTACTTAGCGATCTAGGTTTATCAGACCTGATAGATCGACGCATTTTAAATATCAGAGCCAATTTCCAAGCAAAATAA
- a CDS encoding CHAT domain-containing protein, which translates to MPVKTTSVFSAVPPTAVEDLLQQGKKFYNRTQYRDAVEVLQQAVSTLEIQGDKVGMAIALSNLSLAYQQLGQWQKAEQAIAASLNLLPTASPDLDSESAQILAQILDVRGRLQLKQGQTQAALNTWQQTTDLYRQLEDEAGIIRSQINQAQGMNGLGMYFQAEKILTETVRLLENQPNSTLKATALRYLGSVYRRIGDLDRSRQVLKQSLALAKADSTPTGDILLSLGNTALVRSQPKAASNFYREALVHAASPSTRIQAQLNQLSLLGQENPQAVLHLARQIESQLKSLPSSHTAIYAQISLVENLQRLRRDNIDVFSESKLLQILTEARQQAQELGDAPAISYALGNLAHVYAQNGQSQRAIDLTQQALYQGQAVNDLNLTYRWQWQLGRLQKEARKTTEAIAAYTEAVNNLQELRNNIVALDPKVQFYFRERVEPVYRELVDLLLQPQSTQADLVLARQTIESLQLVELENYFRQACLEPKVEIDDIVNRDNSTAVIYPIVLADRLEIIVKFPQSKLLHFTTPIKRDELETTTATLRKDLLDVTKTAAVKQRSQQLYSWLIKPLETALIQNQIDTLVFVLDGSLRNIPVSVLYDPKQQQYLIEKYAIVVAPGLQLVKSRSLSPTELNVLTAGISQERIVAGRDFSSLANVKQELQQIQSKVAKSKQLINREFTQANLQTQLDLTNFTTVHLATHGKFSSNPEQTFILTWDRLLKTQDLASLMRQYNLNEDDAIELLVLSACETATGDPLAALGLAGIAVRAGVRSTLASLWFADDRYSSEIMSSFYQELSQGTTKAKALQRAQIAVLKKEKRPYFWSSFILLGNWL; encoded by the coding sequence ATGCCAGTAAAGACTACTTCAGTATTTTCAGCCGTTCCACCTACTGCGGTGGAAGATTTGCTTCAGCAGGGCAAGAAATTTTACAATCGCACTCAGTATCGAGATGCAGTTGAGGTTTTGCAGCAAGCGGTTTCTACCTTGGAAATCCAAGGAGATAAAGTGGGAATGGCGATCGCCCTTAGCAATTTATCCTTGGCTTATCAGCAGCTAGGACAATGGCAAAAAGCCGAACAAGCGATCGCAGCTAGTCTGAATTTACTACCGACTGCATCCCCCGATCTAGATTCAGAATCAGCACAGATTCTCGCACAAATCTTAGACGTTCGCGGTCGTCTGCAACTCAAACAGGGACAGACTCAGGCTGCCCTCAATACTTGGCAACAAACCACAGATCTTTATCGCCAACTTGAAGACGAAGCGGGAATAATCCGCAGTCAGATAAACCAAGCTCAAGGGATGAATGGTTTGGGAATGTATTTTCAGGCAGAAAAAATCTTAACTGAAACTGTCCGACTGCTAGAAAACCAGCCTAATTCTACTTTAAAAGCCACTGCACTGCGCTATTTAGGCAGTGTTTATCGAAGGATTGGAGATTTAGACCGTTCTCGGCAAGTTTTAAAGCAAAGTTTGGCATTAGCAAAAGCTGACTCTACCCCTACAGGCGATATTCTTCTTAGTCTGGGTAATACCGCCCTCGTTCGATCCCAACCGAAAGCTGCTTCAAACTTTTATCGAGAAGCCCTTGTTCATGCTGCTTCTCCCTCTACCCGCATTCAAGCGCAGCTAAATCAATTAAGTCTGTTAGGTCAAGAAAATCCTCAAGCTGTTTTACACTTAGCAAGACAGATAGAATCTCAGTTAAAAAGTTTACCTTCCAGTCATACGGCAATTTACGCCCAAATTAGCTTAGTTGAGAACTTGCAACGATTAAGACGGGACAATATAGATGTCTTTTCTGAGTCTAAACTCCTTCAAATCTTGACAGAAGCCAGACAACAGGCTCAAGAACTTGGTGACGCACCAGCAATCTCCTATGCTCTTGGCAATCTAGCCCACGTATACGCACAAAACGGACAGTCACAACGAGCGATTGACTTGACTCAACAGGCTCTATATCAGGGACAGGCAGTTAACGATCTTAATCTTACCTATCGTTGGCAATGGCAATTAGGGAGACTACAAAAAGAAGCAAGGAAAACCACAGAGGCGATCGCTGCTTACACCGAAGCGGTAAATAATTTACAAGAACTACGTAACAACATAGTTGCTTTAGACCCCAAAGTACAGTTTTATTTCCGCGAACGGGTTGAACCTGTATATCGAGAATTAGTCGATTTGCTGCTGCAACCCCAATCTACTCAAGCTGATTTAGTTTTAGCCCGTCAAACCATCGAATCTCTTCAGCTAGTAGAATTAGAAAACTACTTTCGTCAGGCTTGTTTAGAACCAAAAGTAGAAATTGACGACATAGTTAACCGCGATAATTCCACAGCAGTAATTTACCCGATTGTTTTAGCAGATAGACTAGAAATTATTGTTAAATTCCCCCAAAGCAAACTACTTCACTTTACAACTCCTATTAAACGCGATGAATTAGAAACGACTACTGCCACACTGCGAAAAGACTTATTAGATGTTACCAAAACGGCTGCGGTCAAACAGCGATCGCAACAGCTATATAGTTGGTTAATTAAGCCATTAGAAACAGCATTAATTCAAAACCAGATTGACACCCTCGTTTTTGTTTTAGATGGTTCGTTACGCAATATTCCCGTGTCCGTTCTTTATGATCCAAAGCAACAGCAATACTTAATTGAAAAATATGCGATCGTCGTTGCGCCAGGATTGCAGTTAGTTAAATCACGATCGCTTTCACCGACTGAGCTAAATGTTTTGACTGCGGGTATTAGTCAAGAACGAATAGTTGCGGGTCGAGATTTTTCTTCGCTAGCAAATGTCAAGCAAGAGTTACAACAAATTCAATCTAAGGTAGCTAAAAGTAAACAACTAATTAACCGAGAATTTACTCAAGCCAATCTTCAAACTCAGTTAGACCTCACTAATTTCACCACAGTTCATTTAGCTACCCACGGCAAGTTCAGTTCTAATCCAGAACAAACCTTTATTCTCACCTGGGATCGATTACTCAAGACCCAAGACCTAGCTAGCTTGATGCGACAATATAATTTGAATGAAGACGATGCGATTGAATTACTAGTATTGAGTGCTTGTGAAACCGCTACAGGCGATCCACTAGCTGCATTGGGTTTGGCAGGAATAGCTGTAAGAGCAGGAGTAAGAAGCACCTTAGCAAGTTTATGGTTCGCAGACGATCGATACTCATCCGAAATTATGAGCAGTTTTTATCAAGAATTAAGCCAGGGAACAACCAAAGCTAAAGCCTTACAACGAGCGCAAATAGCTGTTTTAAAAAAGGAAAAGCGTCCTTACTTTTGGAGTTCATTTATTTTGCTTGGAAATTGGCTCTGA
- a CDS encoding ShlB/FhaC/HecB family hemolysin secretion/activation protein: MKLTHAWSKKWRRISSLALFSVSITFSRESAIAQSKIVPDASLGDESSQVRTNLEVQGNPAEVIEGGVQRGINLFHSFEEFNVENGRGAYFSNPTGIENIFNRVTGVNPSEILGTLGVSGNANLFLINPNGIIFGENARLDVGGSFVGTTADEVRFGETGMFSATEPETSNLLTINPSALFFNAMGAGEIINRSQALGVGGETNSVGFPVGLQVPSGQTLALVGGDVFLEAGNLTAAGGRVELGSVAGVGEVSLTQSDNNWEFEYDKANALGDIRLQEGAIVDASGAGGGDTQIQSARFEMLGGSFLLAYTLGSGAGGDVRIETEQLNVRDGAGISASTYGTGDAGNVTIDTDDTVDFTKGLIFSTVEAGGVGDAGTVTINSGSLNLNDGARVNASTSGQGNAGQITINTDGAVSLDGVNGLPTALLSNVEEGASGNSGGVNIVADSLSLSNGALVESRTRGNGNAADINLQARNKITFTGMKDGWNSGVYSTVEEGAKGQGGNVHINTGVLLLKYGGSITTYTNDIGNGGTVTINSGSLSLADRGSITTSTYGTGDAGNVTINADDTVDLTEGFIFSTVEAGGVGDGGTVTINSGSLSLADGGQIQTLVRGIDGAEAGGNGNAGNVIINADEAVTISGNSSAIFSELGARTEGNAGNIEIQVTEGSLNLNDGARVNASTSGQGNAGNLTVTSDRLTLQNQGQLTVSGQGNSNPGNLTITADNITLDNQSIIEANTESGTQGNITLNTKNLLTLRRGSEISTDATGTATGGNITINADDGFIIAVPEENSDITANATQAEGGQVFVNATNLYGIKPREQPTPKSDITASSSLGSEFSGIVEINTPDVDRNGDLVQLPDRPTETEIVQACSRGDTKKQSEFVVKGSGGLPPSPEDALDSDAVKVDWVTRPPQNKNSPKITNPISDKSAPIVEAQGWMVNDNNEIVLVADNSNNTWQNSPQCQKKAALTQTLNDATPQLGYNSNQNILIASTKTTSSLAKVPERINVNRFEVIGNKVFESQELTEVLAPFTDKPLSFSELLQARSAITKYYTKRGYITSGAYIPRQRLQDKVVKIQIVEGYLEGIEITGNKRLNSNYFSRRIETASDSVQQEKLLAALQLLQQDPLITSISAELEAGTHPGASVLAVEVKEADSFKTPISFDNRRTPSVGSLRRQLAINEGNLLGFGDNLFLAYSNTEGSDAFDGSYAVPFNAHNGTLTVSGGLSSSKVVEEPFNQLNILGDSHYYELSLRQPLIQTPTQEFALGITASRRDSNISSLLEEFDVPPSELSPGADESGQTRVSALRFFQEWTSHNSREVIAARSQFNLGLNAFDATVNEDAPDSRFLAWQGQAQWLRQLAPNTSFLLRGGIQLATTSLLSSEQFGLGGLETLRGYRQDLLLTDNAAFASAEIRLPIFRIDQIDSVFQLAPFFDVGTAWNNGEQRDGAETNTLASIGLGLRLLFNGFTARLDWGIPLISVNSEKKTWQENGLYFSLEYSPF; this comes from the coding sequence ATGAAGTTAACTCACGCTTGGTCTAAAAAATGGAGACGAATTAGCAGTCTTGCTCTGTTTTCAGTTTCGATCACTTTTTCAAGAGAATCGGCGATCGCTCAAAGTAAAATTGTTCCCGATGCAAGTTTGGGAGATGAAAGTTCTCAAGTTAGAACTAATTTGGAGGTGCAAGGTAATCCTGCTGAAGTAATAGAAGGAGGAGTTCAACGAGGAATTAATTTATTCCACAGCTTTGAGGAATTTAATGTAGAAAATGGACGAGGAGCCTATTTTAGTAATCCTACAGGGATCGAGAATATATTTAATCGGGTGACGGGGGTTAACCCTTCGGAGATTCTGGGAACGCTGGGAGTTTCGGGCAATGCCAATTTGTTTTTGATTAATCCCAATGGAATTATTTTTGGTGAGAATGCCCGTCTGGATGTAGGGGGTTCGTTTGTAGGGACGACAGCAGATGAAGTGCGCTTTGGTGAGACTGGAATGTTTAGTGCTACCGAACCTGAGACGAGCAATTTATTGACAATAAACCCATCGGCTTTATTTTTCAATGCGATGGGAGCTGGAGAAATAATTAACCGCTCTCAAGCTTTGGGCGTGGGAGGAGAAACTAATTCCGTTGGCTTTCCTGTAGGATTACAGGTGCCTTCAGGTCAAACTCTGGCACTGGTAGGAGGAGATGTATTTTTAGAGGCAGGAAACCTAACTGCGGCTGGAGGACGTGTCGAACTAGGGAGTGTAGCTGGAGTTGGGGAAGTTAGCTTGACTCAGAGTGATAATAATTGGGAATTTGAGTACGACAAAGCTAATGCTCTTGGAGATATTCGACTTCAGGAGGGAGCGATTGTTGACGCTAGCGGTGCTGGGGGTGGTGACACTCAGATTCAGAGTGCGCGATTTGAGATGTTAGGAGGCTCGTTTCTTTTGGCTTATACGCTTGGTTCAGGAGCGGGAGGAGATGTAAGGATTGAAACGGAGCAGTTAAACGTGCGAGATGGGGCAGGGATAAGTGCTAGCACTTATGGCACTGGAGATGCAGGGAACGTTACCATTGATACTGACGATACCGTAGATTTTACTAAGGGACTTATTTTTAGTACTGTCGAAGCAGGAGGTGTAGGAGATGCTGGTACAGTTACAATCAACTCTGGCTCTCTAAATCTAAATGATGGGGCAAGGGTGAATGCTTCTACTAGCGGACAAGGAAATGCAGGACAGATAACAATTAATACTGACGGTGCCGTTTCTCTTGATGGAGTGAATGGACTGCCCACAGCGTTATTAAGTAATGTAGAAGAAGGAGCTAGTGGCAATTCAGGTGGCGTTAATATCGTTGCCGATTCACTATCGTTAAGCAATGGGGCTCTTGTTGAATCAAGAACTCGTGGAAACGGGAATGCTGCCGATATAAATCTACAAGCCCGCAATAAAATTACTTTCACCGGAATGAAAGATGGATGGAATAGTGGAGTATATAGTACTGTCGAAGAAGGAGCAAAGGGACAGGGAGGAAATGTTCATATAAATACAGGAGTGCTGCTATTAAAATATGGAGGGTCTATAACTACATATACTAATGACATTGGAAATGGTGGTACAGTTACCATCAACTCTGGCTCTCTGTCTTTAGCAGATCGAGGTTCTATAACTACAAGTACTTATGGCACTGGAGATGCGGGGAACGTTACCATTAATGCTGACGATACCGTAGATCTTACTGAGGGATTTATCTTTAGTACTGTTGAAGCAGGAGGTGTAGGAGATGGAGGTACAGTTACCATCAACTCTGGCTCTCTGTCTTTAGCAGATGGTGGACAAATACAAACTTTAGTTAGGGGAATAGATGGAGCTGAAGCTGGAGGTAATGGTAACGCAGGAAATGTAATTATTAATGCAGATGAAGCTGTTACCATTTCTGGAAATTCCAGTGCTATTTTTAGTGAACTCGGAGCAAGAACAGAAGGGAACGCGGGCAATATTGAGATTCAAGTGACAGAAGGTTCTCTAAATCTAAATGATGGGGCAAGGGTGAATGCTTCTACTAGCGGACAAGGAAATGCAGGAAACTTAACTGTCACCTCAGATCGACTAACACTCCAAAACCAAGGACAATTAACAGTCAGTGGACAAGGAAATTCTAACCCAGGCAATTTAACTATTACTGCCGACAATATCACCCTTGACAATCAAAGCATTATTGAAGCTAACACGGAATCTGGTACTCAAGGGAACATTACCCTTAATACTAAAAACTTACTCACCCTGCGCCGTGGAAGTGAAATTAGCACCGATGCTACTGGCACTGCTACTGGAGGCAATATTACGATTAATGCGGATGATGGTTTTATTATTGCAGTTCCCGAAGAAAATAGCGACATTACGGCTAATGCTACACAAGCGGAAGGAGGTCAAGTTTTCGTTAATGCAACTAATCTCTATGGTATTAAACCTCGCGAACAACCAACTCCAAAAAGCGATATTACCGCCAGTTCCTCGCTCGGCTCTGAATTTAGCGGTATAGTTGAAATCAATACTCCCGATGTCGATCGCAATGGAGATTTAGTTCAACTACCAGATCGACCTACTGAAACAGAAATAGTCCAAGCTTGCTCCCGTGGCGATACGAAGAAACAAAGCGAATTTGTGGTTAAAGGTAGTGGTGGTTTACCTCCCAGTCCCGAAGATGCTCTAGATAGCGATGCCGTAAAAGTAGATTGGGTCACTCGCCCACCTCAAAATAAAAATTCCCCAAAAATTACTAATCCAATTTCTGACAAATCCGCACCAATCGTCGAAGCGCAAGGATGGATGGTTAACGATAATAACGAAATAGTTTTAGTTGCCGATAACTCCAATAATACCTGGCAAAACTCACCGCAGTGTCAAAAGAAGGCAGCCCTAACCCAAACCCTAAATGATGCCACTCCGCAATTAGGATATAATTCTAACCAAAATATCCTAATTGCTTCTACAAAAACAACATCATCACTTGCCAAAGTTCCAGAACGCATCAACGTAAATCGCTTTGAAGTTATTGGCAATAAAGTTTTTGAATCTCAAGAATTAACTGAAGTACTTGCTCCTTTTACCGACAAACCCCTCTCTTTTTCAGAATTACTTCAGGCTCGTAGTGCCATAACCAAATATTACACTAAACGAGGTTATATCACCTCTGGAGCATATATTCCCCGACAAAGACTTCAAGATAAAGTAGTCAAGATTCAAATAGTTGAAGGCTATCTTGAAGGTATTGAGATAACGGGTAATAAACGGCTTAACTCAAACTACTTCAGTCGTCGCATTGAGACAGCTTCTGATTCTGTCCAACAAGAAAAGTTATTAGCAGCTTTGCAATTGCTCCAGCAAGACCCTTTAATAACTAGTATCTCGGCAGAACTAGAAGCAGGAACGCATCCTGGTGCAAGCGTTTTAGCCGTAGAAGTAAAAGAAGCCGACTCTTTTAAAACGCCAATTTCGTTTGACAATCGCCGAACTCCCAGCGTGGGTAGTTTACGCCGTCAATTGGCAATTAATGAAGGGAATTTATTAGGATTCGGCGACAACCTGTTTTTGGCATACAGCAACACCGAAGGCAGCGATGCTTTTGATGGTAGTTACGCTGTTCCTTTCAATGCCCATAATGGTACTCTAACGGTTAGTGGTGGGCTTTCATCGAGCAAAGTAGTCGAAGAACCCTTTAACCAGCTTAATATCTTAGGAGACTCCCACTACTACGAACTGTCTCTGCGACAGCCTTTGATTCAAACCCCGACTCAGGAGTTTGCTTTGGGAATAACTGCTTCACGTCGAGACAGCAATATTTCTTCTTTGCTAGAAGAATTCGACGTTCCTCCATCCGAATTGTCTCCAGGAGCAGACGAATCGGGACAGACACGAGTATCTGCTCTGCGTTTCTTTCAGGAATGGACTAGTCATAATAGCCGAGAAGTTATTGCTGCTCGATCGCAATTTAATTTAGGGCTAAATGCTTTTGATGCCACGGTCAATGAAGATGCCCCCGATAGTCGCTTCCTGGCTTGGCAGGGACAGGCACAGTGGCTGCGACAGCTAGCTCCCAATACCTCATTCTTGCTACGGGGGGGAATTCAGCTAGCAACTACTTCTCTCTTGTCTAGCGAACAGTTTGGCTTGGGAGGATTAGAAACTTTACGAGGTTACAGACAAGATCTTTTATTGACCGACAATGCAGCTTTTGCTTCGGCAGAAATTCGACTGCCTATTTTCCGTATCGACCAAATTGATAGCGTGTTTCAACTCGCGCCTTTTTTTGATGTGGGTACGGCTTGGAACAATGGGGAACAGAGAGATGGCGCAGAAACAAACACCTTAGCCTCAATCGGCTTGGGCTTGCGTTTGCTCTTCAATGGCTTTACGGCTCGGTTGGATTGGGGCATTCCTTTAATATCCGTCAATTCAGAGAAAAAAACATGGCAAGAAAACGGTCTTTATTTTTCCCTCGAATACAGTCCCTTTTAA